Part of the Sulfitobacter donghicola DSW-25 = KCTC 12864 = JCM 14565 genome, GCTGCATGCGGAAATGCAGGATGGAAAGCTGCATTTTGACGGGGCGTCTGATGCGATGATCGTTTCTGGCCTGATTGCTGTGCTGCGTACCCTGTACAACGGGCTAAGCCCTGCCGAAGTCTTGGCCGTAGATGCGCGCGCTGAAATGGGGCGGCTGGGGTTGAATGATCACCTGTCTGCCCAACGATCCAACGGCTTGACCGCAATGATCGAACGGGTGCGCG contains:
- a CDS encoding SufE family protein; translated protein: MATEQFEELVEDFEFLDDWEDRYRHVIDQGKAMDALAEELCVPATKVDGCASQVWLHAEMQDGKLHFDGASDAMIVSGLIAVLRTLYNGLSPAEVLAVDARAEMGRLGLNDHLSAQRSNGLTAMIERVRETALREV